From one Lolium rigidum isolate FL_2022 chromosome 4, APGP_CSIRO_Lrig_0.1, whole genome shotgun sequence genomic stretch:
- the LOC124705604 gene encoding protein HOTHEAD-like: MAVGSARSAALVLAAAVLGSLCLVALSEDEQLEDLRFVQHAQDAPLVSHFNYIVVGGGTSGCPLAATLSEHSRVLLLERGGLPYRNMSNQEHFTDALADTSLASPAQRFISEDGVVNARARVLGGGSCLNAGFYTRASNDYVRTAGWDARLVNSSYRWVERALVFRPDVPPWQAALRDALLEAGVTPDNGFTFDHVTGTKIGGTIFDNNGQRHTAADFLRHARPRGLTVVLYATVSRILFRSQEGMAYPVAYGVVFADPLGVQHRVYLRDGAKNEVILTAGTLGSPQLLMLSGVGPQAHLEAHGIQVLVDQPMVGQGVADNPMNSVFIPSPVPVGLSLVQVVGITKSGSFIEGVSGSEFGIPVSDGARRLANFGLFSPQTGQLGTLPPRQRTPEALQRAAEAMRRLDRRAFRGGFILEKILGPVSSGHIELRSTDPRANPAVTFNYFQEAEDVERCVQGIQTIERVIQSRAFSNFTYANASVESIFTDSANFPVNLLPRHVNDSRSPEQYCRETVMTIWHYHGGCHVGAVVDDNYRVFGVQGLRVIDSSTFRYSPGTNPQATVMMLGRYMGIKIQAERWRK; this comes from the exons ATGGCAGTTGGCAGTGCGAGATCAGCGGCTCTGgtgctcgccgccgccgtgctTGGCTCGCTCTGCCTCGTCGCGCTCTCAGAGGACG AGCAACTGGAGGACCTGCGGTTCGTTCAGCACGCGCAGGACGCGCCGCTGGTGTCGCACTTCAACTACATCGTGGTCGGCGGCGGCACGTCCGGGTGCCCGCTGGCGGCGACGCTATCGGAGCACTCGCGAGTGCTCCTGCTGGAGCGCGGGGGGCTCCCCTACCGCAACATGTCGAACCAGGAGCACTTCACGGACGCGCTGGCGGACACGTCGCTGGCGTCCCCGGCGCAGCGGTTCATCTCCGAGGACGGCGTGGTGAACGCTCGGGCGCGCGTGCTGGGCGGCGGGAGCTGCCTGAACGCCGGGTTCTACACGCGCGCCAGCAACGACTACGTGCGCACGGCCGGGTGGGACGCGCGGCTGGTGAACTCGTCCTACCGGTGGGTGGAGCGCGCGCTGGTGTTCCGGCCCGACGTGCCGCCGTGGCAGGCGGCGCTCCGCGACGCGCTGCTGGAGGCCGGCGTCACCCCGGACAACGGCTTCACCTTCGACCACGTGACGGGAACCAAGATCGGCGGCACCATCTTCGACAACAACGGGCAGCGCCACACGGCCGCGGACTTCCTCCGGCACGCGCGTCCCAGGGGGCTCACCGTGGTGCTCTACGCGACGGTGTCGCGGATCCTGTTCAGGAGCCAGGAGGGGATGGCGTACCCGGTGGCGTACGGGGTGGTGTTCGCGGACCCGCTGGGGGTGCAGCACCGGGTGTACCTCCGGGACGGGGCCAAGAACGAGGTGATCCTGACGGCGGGGACGCTGGGGAGCCCGCAGCTGCTGATGCTCAGCGGCGTGGGCCCGCAGGCGCACCTGGAGGCGCACGGCATCCAGGTGCTGGTGGACCAGCCCATGGTCGGGCAGGGCGTCGCCGACAACCCCATGAACTCCGTCTTCATCCCGTCGCCCGTGCCGGTGGGGCTCTCCCTCGTGCAGGTCGTGGGGATCACCAAGTCCGGCAGCTTCATCGAGGGCGTCAGCGGCTCCGAGTTCGGCATCCCCGTCTCCGACGGCGCACGCCGCCTGGCAAACTTCGGCCTCTTCTCCCCTCAGACCGGGCAGCTCGGCACGCTGCCACCCAGGCAGAGGACGCCGGAGGCGCTGCAGCGCGCGGCGGAGGCCATGCGGCGGCTGGACAGACGGGCGTTCCGGGGCGGATTCATCCTGGAGAAGATCCTCGGGCCGGTGTCCTCCGGCCACATcgagctgcgcagcaccgacccgCGCGCGAACCCGGCGGTGACGTTCAACTACTTCCAGGAGGCGGAGGACGTGGAGCGGTGCGTGCAGGGAATCCAGACGATCGAGCGGGTGATCCAGTCCCGCGCATTCTCCAACTTCACCTACGCCAACGCTTCCGTCGAGTCCATCTTCACCGACTCCGCCAACTTCCCCGTCAACCTGCTGCCGCGGCACGTCAACGACTCGCGCTCGCCGGAGCAGTACTGCAGGGAGACCGTCATGACCATCTGGCACTACCACGGCGGATGCCACGTCGGTGCCGTCGTCGACGACAACTACCGGGTGTTTGGGGTGCAGGGGCTCAGGGTCATCGACAGCTCCACCTTCAGGTACTCCCCCGGCACAAACCCGCAGGCCACCGTCATGATGCTCGGCAG GTATATGGGCATCAAGATTCAGGCAGAGAGATGGAGGAAATGA
- the LOC124707902 gene encoding phospholipase D gamma 1-like: MDGSHHAGQGQPQHQYQQYPPPHPHPDPYPYPYQYQQYPPPAAAPPPHYLAPSPSFPAYSPAPPPQQFAHHSGPLQPYPPPPESHQQQAYPPHPHPSTTAYGYDPYPAHPAYPSPGLSPSSSFNQPPHASYTTPGLSPSTSFHQPPPHPSAPESPAASAPHYPLADVLASMRLSNRYDYSPVTTPPPAVLPPSASFSSTSGSTHPGMQMVPYGAAASQHGSVRPSLKVVLLHGSLDIWVHEAKNLPNKDMFSKRVSDLLGARITSSISGKASSGSLTSDPYVTVQVSSYATVARTYVVSNCENPVWKQNFLVPVAHETAEVEFVVKDSDIFGAQLMGSVSIPAESLLNGEVIEGVFPVLEPNGKPCARGAVLKLSIQYIPVARLTMYHRGVVAGPDCQCLGVPNTYFPLQRGMKVTLYQDAHVPEGSLPDIWLDHGLRYQHGQCWRDMYTAISQARRLIYIVGWSVFHTIHLIRDGPDKVPSLGELLKMKSQEGVRVLLLVWDDPTSTSILGYKTDGLMGTQDEVTRRFFKHSSVQVLLCPRSAGKRHSWVKQQETGSIYTHHQKTVIVDADAGNYRRKIIAFVGGLDLCGGRYDTPRHSLFQTLETSHKEDYYNPNFATVDGRGPREPWHDLHSRIDGPAAYDVLQNFEERWLKASKRHGIKKLGKSNDDALLRIERIPDIININDAIYFSDNDPETWHVQVFRSIDSNSAKGFPKDPQKATMKNLVCGKNVLIDMSIHTAYVNAIRAAQHFIYIENQYFIGSSFNWDSNKDIGANNLVPIEIALKIANKIKANERFSAYIVVPMWPEGNPTGAPTQRILYWQNKTMQMMYETIYRALKEVGLDEIYEPQDYLNFFCLGNREVDDNPSTPSTGNTPQEQARKNRRFMVYVHSKGMIVDDEYVIIGSANINQRSMEGIRDTEIAMGAYQPQYTWANKISAPRGQIYGYRMSLWAEHIGVIEEDFNYPESLECMRRVRRLGEHNWEQFTSNDVNEMRGHLMKYPVSVDRKGKVKPLSGCPTFPDMGGNICGSFTAIQENLTI, encoded by the exons ATGGACGGAAGCCACCACGCCGGCCAAGGGCAACCGCAGCATCAGTACCAGCAGTACCCGCCGCCGCATCCGCACCCGGATCCCTACCCGTACCCTTACCAGTACCAGCAgtacccgccgccggccgccgctcctcCCCCCCACTACCTCGCGCCGTCGCCATCCTTCCCGGCCtactcccccgcgccgccgccgcagcagttCGCGCACCACTCCGGCCCGCTCCAGCCCTACCCGCCGCCACCGGAATCGCACCAGCAGCAAGCCTACCCTCCGCATCCGCAC ccgtctaccACGGCGTACGGCTACGACCCCTACCCGGCGCACCCCGCCTACCCGAGCCCGGGGCTCTCGCCTAGCTCCAGCTTCAACCAGCCGCCCCACGCCTCCTACACGACCCCAGGCCTCTCCCCAAGCACCAGCTTCCACCAGCCACCCCCCCACCCCTCGGCCCCCGAGTCCCCCGCCGCGTCCGCGCCGCACTACCCTCTCGCCGACGTGCTGGCCAGCATGCGCCTCTCCAACCGCTACGACTACTCACCAGTCACCACACCGCCCCCCGCGGTGCTGCCGCCCTCCGCCTCCTTCTCAAGCACCAGCGGCAGCACGCACCCCGGGATGCAGATGGTGCCGTACGGGGCAGCCGCGTCGCAGCACGGCAGCGTGCGGCCGTCGCTCAAGGTGGTGCTGCTGCACGGCAGCCTCGACATCTGGGTGCACGAGGCCAAGAACCTGCCCAACAAGGACATGTTCTCCAAGAGGGTCAGCGACCTCCTCGGCGCGCGCATCACCAGCTCCATCAGCGGCAAGGCCTCCAGCGGCTCCCTCACCAGCGACCCCTACGTCACCGTCCAGGTCTCCTCCTACGCCACCGTCGCACGCACCTACGTCGTCTCCAACTGCGAGAACCCCGTCTGGAAGCAGaacttcctcgtgcccgtcgcccACGAGACGGCCGAGGTCGAGTTCGTCGTCAAGGACAGCGACATCTTCGGCGCGCAGCTCATGGGGTCCGTCTCCATCCCGGCCGAGAGTCTCCTTAACGGGGAGGTGATCGAGGGCGTCTTCCCTGTGCTCGAGCCCAATGGCAAGCCGTGCGCTCGAGGCGCTGTATTGAAGCTCTCTATCCAGTACATTCCGGTGGCTCGCCTCACAATGTACCACCGTGGTGTCGTTGCTGGGCCCGACTGCCAGTGCCTTGGAGTGCCCAACACCTACTTTCCGCTGCAGCGTGGCATGAAGGTCACTCTGTATCAGGATGCGCATGTGCCTGAGGGTTCTCTCCCAGATATCTGGCTCGATCATGGATTGCGCTACCAGCATGGCCAATGCTGGCGTGACATGTACACTGCCATAAGCCAGGCACGGCGCTTGATTTACATTGTGGGATGGTCAGTCTTCCACACCATCCACCTCATAAGAGATGGACCTGACAAAGTGCCATCGCTTGGGGAGCTGTTGAAGATGAAGTCACAGGAAGGTGTTAGGGTATTGCTTCTTGTATGGGATGATCCAACGTCAACCAGTATTCTAGGCTATAAGACG GATGGATTAATGGGCACACAAGACGAGGTAACACGCCGGTTTTTCAAGCACTCTTCAGTTCAAGTATTGCTTTGCCCGAGATCGGCTGGGAAACGCCACAGCTGGGTGAAACAGCAG GAAACAGGAAGCATTTATACTCATCATCAGAAAACAGTTATTGTGGATGCTGATGCCGGCAATTATAGGAGAAAAATAATTGCGTTTGTTGGAGGTCTTGATTTGTGTGGTGGCCGCTATGATACACCTAGGCATTCTCTGTTTCAGACTCTTGAAACATCGCACAAGGAGGATTATTACAATCCAAACTTTGCT ACAGTTGATGGCCGTGGCCCAAGGGAACCATGGCATGACTTGCACTCCAGGATTGATGGTCCAGCAGCTTATGATGTTCTGCAGAACTTTGAGGAGCGTTGGTTGAAGGCATCCAAACGCCATGGGATTAAAAAGTTGGGAAAATCAAATGATGATGCACTTCTCAGGATTGAGAGAATACCCGATATTATAAACATTAATGATGCAATATATTTTAGCGACAATGACCCAGAGACATGGCATGTTCAG GTTTTTCGGTCTATTGATTCAAACTCTGCCAAAGGATTTCCAAAGGATCCACAAAAAGCAACCATGAAG AATCTTGTTTGCGGGAAGAATGTACTAATCGATATGAGCATACATACTGCTTATGTGAATGCGATCAGGGCAGCCCAACACTTTATCTATATTGAGAATCAGTACTTCATAGGTTCTTCATTTAATTGGGATTCGAACAAAGATATTG GGGCTAACAATTTGGTTCCAATTGAAATTGCTCTCAAAATTGCAAACAAGATTAAGGCAAATGAGAGATTTTCTGCATACATAGTAGTTCCTATGTGGCCCGAGGGTAATCCAACTGGAGCTCCTACACAGAGAATTCTTTATTGGCAG AacaaaacaatgcaaatgatgtATGAGACAATATATAGGGCCTTGAAAGAAGTAGGCCTGGATGAGATATATGAGCCTCAAGATTATTTGAACTTCTTTTGCCTTGGAAATCGTGAAGTTGATGACAACCCTAGCACTCCAAGTACTGGAAATACTCCTCAG GAACAAGCTAGGAAAAATAGGAGATTCATGGTTTATGTACATTCAAAAGGCATGATTGTAGATGATGAATACGTGATCATTGGATCAGCCAATATCAACCAGAGGTCCATGGAAGGGATCAGAGATACCGAGATTGCAATGGGGGCATATCAACCTCAATATACATGGGCAAATAAGATTTCTGCCCCCCGTGGACAG ATTTATGGCTACAGAATGTCCCTCTGGGCTGAGCACATTGGAGTTATCGAGGAAGACTTTAACTATCCAGAGAGCCTAGAATGCATGAGGAGGGTTCGTCGTCTTGGGGAACATAACTGGGAGCAGTTCACTTCCAATGACGTGAATGAGATGAGAGGCCACCTCATGAAGTACCCTGTAAGTGTTGACCGTAAAGGCAAGGTGAAACCCTTGTCAGGATGCCCGACATTCCCAGACATGGGCGGAAACATTTGTGGCTCGTTTACGGCCATCCAAGAAAACCTTACAATTTGA